In Brienomyrus brachyistius isolate T26 chromosome 3, BBRACH_0.4, whole genome shotgun sequence, the following proteins share a genomic window:
- the si:ch211-125o16.4 gene encoding neuroblast differentiation-associated protein AHNAK isoform X4 translates to MEGKLNTPDIDANLPKAKFSGPDVDLNSPDLDIDAPSGKLKMPNFKKPKFGFSGSNIKGPKIDADLNAPDLNLSAPKIEGKLNTPDIDANLPKAKFSGPDVDLNSPDLDIDAPSGKLKMPNFKKPKFSFFGPNVKGPKIDADLNAPDLNLSAPKIEGKLNTPKLDMNLPNAELSGPDLDLNSPDLDIDAPSGKLKMPNFKKPKFGFSGSNVKGPKIDADLNAPDLNLSAPKIEGKLNTPEIDANLPKAKLSAPDIDLNSPDLDIDAPSGKLKMPNFKKPKFSFFGPNVKGPKIDADLNAPDLNLSAPKIEGKLNTPNIDMNLPNAELSGPDLDLNSPDLDIDAPSGKLKMPNFKKPKFGFSGSNVKGPKIDADLNAPDLNLSAPKIEGKLNTPEIDANLPKAKLSAPDIDLNSPDLDIDAPSGKLKMPNFKKPKFGFSGSNVKGPKIDADLNAPDLNLSAPKIEGKLNTPNIDMNLPSAELSGPDLDLNSPDLDIDAPSGKLKMPNFKKPKFGFSGSNVKGPKIDADLNAPDLNLSAPKIEGKLNTPDIDASLPKGKISGPDLDLNSPDINVDAPSGKLNMPNFKKPKFGFSGSNVKGPKIDADLNAPDLNLSAPKIEGKLNTPDIDAKLPKAKLSSPDLDLKSPDLNIDAPSGKMKKPKFKKPTFGFSRPKVKRPELDANLNAPDVNLSAPKIEGKLNTPDIDAKLPKAKLSSPDLDLKSPDLDVDAPSAKVNMPNLKKPKFSFSGPNVKGPKIDADLNAPDLNLSAPKIEGQLNTPDIDANLPRAKFSGPEIDLNSPDLDIDAPSGKFKMPKFKKPKFGTSGPKVKGPEIDADLNTPDVNLSVPKIEGKLNTPEIDAKLPKAKISSPDLHLKSPDLNTDAPSGKFKIPTFKKPKFGISGSKVKGPEINTDLNAPDLNLSAPKIEGKLKTPNIDMNLPNAELSGPDLDLNSPDLDIDAPSGKFKMPNLKKPNFGFSGPNVKGPKIDADLNAPDLNLSAPKIEGKLNTPDIDANLPKAKLSGTDIDLKSPDLDVDVPSAKINLPNFKKPKFGLSGPNVKGPEIDADLNAPDLNLSAPKIEGKLNTPDIDANLPKAKIYGPDIDLNSPDFDIDAPSGKLKMPNFKKPKFGFFGPNVKGPETDAELNTPDLNLSASKIEGKLKTPNIDMNLPNADLTGSDLHLRSPYLHIDAPPGISGSKVTDPDLNINSSLNKPDFTVPTIGGELNPPEIVNLQKSKLKGTEVDLHAPEYDTDVPSGIVKMPDFKMPNIGLSGPSVKVQDSDLYRSMETPDFSLSVPRVVSHESDLLKDDLKSPELGINIDMPTSDVSLEHSKTEITEALPEFEVPAFKFHRLSKI, encoded by the exons ATGGAAGGGAAGCTCAACACTCCAGACATTGATGCTAACTTACCAAAAGCCAAATTTTCTGGCCCTGACGTTGATCTGAACTCTCCAGATCTTGACATTGATGCCCCTTCGGGCAAACTGAAGATGCCCAATTTTAAGAAACCCAAATTTGGTTTCTCTGGATCTAATATTAAAGGTCCAAAAATTGATGCAGATTTAAATGCACCAGATCTGAATCTGTCGGCCCCCAAAATTGAAGGGAAGCTCAACACTCCAGACATTGATGCTAACTTACCAAAAGCCAAATTTTCTGGCCCTGACGTTGATCTGAACTCTCCAGATCTTGACATTGATGCCCCTTCGGGCAAACTGAAGATGCCCAATTTTAAGAAACCCAAATTTAGTTTCTTTGGACCTAATGTTAAAGGTCCAAAAATCGACGCAGATTTAAATGCACCAGATCTGAACCTGTCAGCCCCCAAAATTGAAGGAAAGCTCAACACTCCTAAATTAGATATGAATTTACCCAATGCTGAACTCAGTGGCCCTGACCTAGATCTAAACTCTCCAGATCTTGACATTGATGCCCCTTCAGGCAAACTGAAGATGCCCAATTTTAAGAAACCCAAATTTGGTTTCTCTGGATCTAATGTTAAAGGTCCAAAAATTGATGCAGATTTAAATGCACCAGATCTGAATCTGTCGGCCCCCAAAATTGAAGGGAAGCTCAACACTCCGGAAATTGATGCTAACTTACCAAAAGCCAAATTGTCTGCCCCTGACATTGATCTGAACTCTCCAGATCTTGACATTGATGCCCCTTCAGGCAAACTGAAGATGCCCAATTTTAAGAAACCCAAATTTAGTTTCTTTGGACCTAATGTTAAAGGTCCAAAAATCGACGCAGATTTAAATGCACCAGATCTGAACCTGTCAGCCCCCAAAATTGAAGGAAAGCTCAACACTCCTAACATAGATATGAATTTACCCAATGCTGAACTCAGTGGCCCTGACCTAGATCTAAACTCTCCAGATCTTGACATTGATGCCCCTTCAGGCAAACTGAAGATGCCCAATTTTAAGAAACCCAAATTTGGTTTCTCTGGATCTAATGTTAAAGGTCCAAAAATTGATGCAGATTTAAATGCACCAGATCTGAATCTGTCGGCCCCCAAAATTGAAGGGAAGCTCAACACTCCGGAAATTGATGCTAACTTACCAAAAGCCAAATTGTCTGCCCCTGACATTGATCTGAACTCTCCAGATCTTGACATTGATGCCCCTTCAGGCAAACTGAAGATGCCCAATTTTAAGAAACCCAAATTTGGTTTCTCTGGATCTAATGTTAAAGGTCCAAAAATTGATGCAGATTTAAATGCACCAGATCTGAATCTGTCGGCCCCCAAAATTGAAGGAAAGCTCAACACTCCTAACATAGATATGAATTTACCCAGTGCTGAACTCAGTGGCCCTGACCTAGATCTAAACTCTCCAGATCTTGACATTGATGCCCCTTCAGGCAAACTGAAGATGCCCAATTTTAAGAAACCCAAATTTGGTTTCTCTGGATCTAATGTTAAAG GTCCAAAAATCGATGCAGATTTAAATGCACCAGATCTGAATCTGTCGGCCCCCAAAATTGAAGGGAAGCTCAACACTCCAGACATTGATGCTAGCTTACCAAAAGGTAAAATTTCTGGCCCTGACCTAGATCTGAACTCTCCAGATATAAATGTTGATGCCCCTTCAGGCAAACTGAACATGCCCAATTTTAAGAAACCCAAATTTGGTTTCTCTGGATCTAATGTTAAAGGTCCAAAAATCGATGCAGATTTAAATGCACCAGATCTGAACCTGTCAGCCCCCAAAATTGAAGGAAAGCTCAACACTCCAGACATTGATGCTAAGTTACCAAAAGCCAAATTATCTAGCCCTGATctagacctgaaatctccagatCTTAATATTGATGCCCCTTCAGGCAAAATGAAGAAACCCAAGTTTAAAAAGCCAACATTTGGTTTCTCCAGGCCAAAAGTGAAAAGACCAGAATTAGATGCAAACCTAAATGCTCCAGATGTGAATCTGTCAGCTCCCAAAATTGAAGGAAAGCTCAACACTCCAGACATTGACGCTAAGTTACCAAAAGCCAAATTATCTAGCCCTGACctagacctgaaatctccagatCTTGACGTTGATGCCCCTTCAGCCAAAGTCAATATGCctaatttaaagaaacccaaatTTAGTTTCTCTGGACCTAATGTTAAAGGTCCAAAAATCGATGCAGATTTAAATGCACCAgatctgaacctgtcagcaccCAAAATTGAAGGACAGCTCAACACTCCAGACATTGATGCTAATTTGCCCAGAGCCAAATTTTCTGGCCCTGAAATTGATCTGAACTCTCCAGATCTTGACATTGATGCTCCTTCAGGCAAGTTCAAGATGCCCAAGTTTAAGAAACCCAAATTTGGGACCTCTGGACCAAAGGTTAAGGGACCAGAAATTGATGCAGATTTAAATACACCAGATGTGAATCTGTCAGTCCCCAAAATTGAAGGAAAACTAAATACTCCAGAAATTGATGCTAAATTACCAAAAGCCAAAATATCTAGCCCCGACCTACACCTGAAATCGCCAGATCTTAACACTGATGCTCCTTCAGGCAAGTTTAAGATACCCACTTTTAAAAAACCCAAATTTGGGATCTCTGGATCAAAGGTTAAAGGACCAGAAATCAACACAGATTTAAATGCACCAGATCTGAACCTGTCTGCCCCCAAAATTGAAGGAAAGCTAAAGACTCCTAACATAGATATGAATTTACCCAATGCTGAACTCAGTGGCCCTGACCTAGATCTGAACTCTCCAGATCTTGACATTGATGCCCCTTCAGGCAAATTCAAGATGCCCAATTTGAAGAAACCCAATTTTGGTTTCTCTGGACCTAATGTTAAAGGTCCAAAAATTGATGCAGATTTAAATGCACCAGATCTGAATCTGTCGGCCCCCAAAATTGAAGGAAAACTAAATACTCCAGATATTGATGCTAATTTACCAAAAGCCAAATTATCTGGCACTGACATAGATCTGAAATCTCCAGATCTTGACGTTGATGTTCCTTCAGCAAAAATCAATTTGCCTAATTTTAAGAAACCCAAATTTGGTTTATCTGGACCTAATGTTAAAGGACCGGAAATCGACGCAGATTTAAATGCACCAGATCTGAATCTGTCGGCCCCCAAAATTGAAGGGAAGCTCAACACTCCAGACATTGATGCTAACTTACCAAAAGCCAAAATTTATGGCCCTGACATTGATCTGAACTCTCCAGATTTTGACATTGATGCCCCTTCAGGAAAACTGAAGATGCCCAATTTTAAGAAACCCAAATTTGGTTTCTTTGGACCTAATGTTAAAGGACCAGAAACCGATGCAGAGTTAAACACACCAGATCTGAATCTGTCAGCCTCCAAAATTGAAGGAAAGCTCAAGACTCCTAACATAGATATGAATTTACCCAACGCTGACCTAACTGGCTCAGACCTACATCTAAGATCTCCTTATCTTCACATTGATGCTCCTCCAGGAATTTCAGGGTCAAAAGTGACAGACCCAGATCTCAACATAAATTCCAGTTTAAATAAACCAGATTTTACAGTGCCCACAATTGGAGGGGAATTGAATCCCCCTGAAATTGTTAATTTACAAAAATCTAAACTCAAAGGCACTGAAGTGGATCTTCATGCTCCAGAATATGACACTGATGTTCCTTCGGGAATAGTTAAAATGCCAGATTTTAAAATGCCCAATATTGGGTTATCAGGGCCATCAGTAAAAGTACAAGATAGTGACCTATATAGGAGTATGGAGACTCCCGATTTCAGTTTATCTGTCCCCAGAGTTGTAAGTCATGAAAGTGATTTACTGAAAGATGACCTCAAAAGTCCCGAACTAGGCATAAATATTGATATGCCAACATCTGATGTTAGCTTGGAACATAGCAAGACAGAGATTACTGAAGCACTGCCTGAATTTGAGGTACCAGCTTTTAAATTTCACAGATTATCCAAGATATGA
- the si:ch211-125o16.4 gene encoding neuroblast differentiation-associated protein AHNAK isoform X14 yields the protein MEGKLNTPDIDANLPKAKFSGPDVDLNSPDLDIDAPSGKLKMPNFKKPKFGFSGSNIKGPKIDADLNAPDLNLSAPKIEGKLNTPDIDANLPKAKFSGPDVDLNSPDLDIDAPSGKLKMPNFKKPKFSFFGPNVKGPKIDADLNAPDLNLSAPKIEGKLNTPKLDMNLPNAELSGPDLDLNSPDLDIDAPSGKLKMPNFKKPKFGFSGSNVKGPKIDADLNAPDLNLSAPKIEGKLNTPEIDANLPKAKLSAPDIDLNSPDLDIDAPSGKLKMPNFKKPKFSFFGPNVKGPKIDADLNAPDLNLSAPKIEGKLNTPNIDMNLPNAELSGPDLDLNSPDLDIDAPSGKLKMPNFKKPKFGFSGSNVKGPKIDADLNAPDLNLSAPKIEGKLNTPDIDAKLPKAKLSSPDLDLKSPDLNIDAPSGKMKKPKFKKPTFGFSRPKVKRPELDANLNAPDVNLSAPKIEGKLNTPDIDAKLPKAKLSSPDLDLKSPDLDVDAPSAKVNMPNLKKPKFSFSGPNVKGPKIDADLNAPDLNLSAPKIEGQLNTPDIDANLPRAKFSGPEIDLNSPDLDIDAPSGKFKMPKFKKPKFGTSGPKVKGPEIDADLNTPDVNLSVPKIEGKLNTPEIDAKLPKAKISSPDLHLKSPDLNTDAPSGKFKIPTFKKPKFGISGSKVKGPEINTDLNAPDLNLSAPKIEGKLKTPNIDMNLPNAELSGPDLDLNSPDLDIDAPSGKFKMPNLKKPNFGFSGPNVKGPKIDADLNAPDLNLSAPKIEGKLNTPDIDANLPKAKLSGTDIDLKSPDLDVDVPSAKINLPNFKKPKFGLSGPNVKGPEIDADLNAPDLNLSAPKIEGKLNTPDIDANLPKAKIYGPDIDLNSPDFDIDAPSGKLKMPNFKKPKFGFFGPNVKGPETDAELNTPDLNLSASKIEGKLKTPNIDMNLPNADLTGSDLHLRSPYLHIDAPPGISGSKVTDPDLNINSSLNKPDFTVPTIGGELNPPEIVNLQKSKLKGTEVDLHAPEYDTDVPSGIVKMPDFKMPNIGLSGPSVKVQDSDLYRSMETPDFSLSVPRVVSHESDLLKDDLKSPELGINIDMPTSDVSLEHSKTEITEALPEFEVPAFKFHRLSKI from the exons ATGGAAGGGAAGCTCAACACTCCAGACATTGATGCTAACTTACCAAAAGCCAAATTTTCTGGCCCTGACGTTGATCTGAACTCTCCAGATCTTGACATTGATGCCCCTTCGGGCAAACTGAAGATGCCCAATTTTAAGAAACCCAAATTTGGTTTCTCTGGATCTAATATTAAAGGTCCAAAAATTGATGCAGATTTAAATGCACCAGATCTGAATCTGTCGGCCCCCAAAATTGAAGGGAAGCTCAACACTCCAGACATTGATGCTAACTTACCAAAAGCCAAATTTTCTGGCCCTGACGTTGATCTGAACTCTCCAGATCTTGACATTGATGCCCCTTCGGGCAAACTGAAGATGCCCAATTTTAAGAAACCCAAATTTAGTTTCTTTGGACCTAATGTTAAAGGTCCAAAAATCGACGCAGATTTAAATGCACCAGATCTGAACCTGTCAGCCCCCAAAATTGAAGGAAAGCTCAACACTCCTAAATTAGATATGAATTTACCCAATGCTGAACTCAGTGGCCCTGACCTAGATCTAAACTCTCCAGATCTTGACATTGATGCCCCTTCAGGCAAACTGAAGATGCCCAATTTTAAGAAACCCAAATTTGGTTTCTCTGGATCTAATGTTAAAGGTCCAAAAATTGATGCAGATTTAAATGCACCAGATCTGAATCTGTCGGCCCCCAAAATTGAAGGGAAGCTCAACACTCCGGAAATTGATGCTAACTTACCAAAAGCCAAATTGTCTGCCCCTGACATTGATCTGAACTCTCCAGATCTTGACATTGATGCCCCTTCAGGCAAACTGAAGATGCCCAATTTTAAGAAACCCAAATTTAGTTTCTTTGGACCTAATGTTAAAGGTCCAAAAATCGACGCAGATTTAAATGCACCAGATCTGAACCTGTCAGCCCCCAAAATTGAAGGAAAGCTCAACACTCCTAACATAGATATGAATTTACCCAATGCTGAACTCAGTGGCCCTGACCTAGATCTAAACTCTCCAGATCTTGACATTGATGCCCCTTCAGGCAAACTGAAGATGCCCAATTTTAAGAAACCCAAATTTGGTTTCTCTGGATCTAATGTTAAAG GTCCAAAAATCGATGCAGATTTAAATGCACCAGATCTGAACCTGTCAGCCCCCAAAATTGAAGGAAAGCTCAACACTCCAGACATTGATGCTAAGTTACCAAAAGCCAAATTATCTAGCCCTGATctagacctgaaatctccagatCTTAATATTGATGCCCCTTCAGGCAAAATGAAGAAACCCAAGTTTAAAAAGCCAACATTTGGTTTCTCCAGGCCAAAAGTGAAAAGACCAGAATTAGATGCAAACCTAAATGCTCCAGATGTGAATCTGTCAGCTCCCAAAATTGAAGGAAAGCTCAACACTCCAGACATTGACGCTAAGTTACCAAAAGCCAAATTATCTAGCCCTGACctagacctgaaatctccagatCTTGACGTTGATGCCCCTTCAGCCAAAGTCAATATGCctaatttaaagaaacccaaatTTAGTTTCTCTGGACCTAATGTTAAAGGTCCAAAAATCGATGCAGATTTAAATGCACCAgatctgaacctgtcagcaccCAAAATTGAAGGACAGCTCAACACTCCAGACATTGATGCTAATTTGCCCAGAGCCAAATTTTCTGGCCCTGAAATTGATCTGAACTCTCCAGATCTTGACATTGATGCTCCTTCAGGCAAGTTCAAGATGCCCAAGTTTAAGAAACCCAAATTTGGGACCTCTGGACCAAAGGTTAAGGGACCAGAAATTGATGCAGATTTAAATACACCAGATGTGAATCTGTCAGTCCCCAAAATTGAAGGAAAACTAAATACTCCAGAAATTGATGCTAAATTACCAAAAGCCAAAATATCTAGCCCCGACCTACACCTGAAATCGCCAGATCTTAACACTGATGCTCCTTCAGGCAAGTTTAAGATACCCACTTTTAAAAAACCCAAATTTGGGATCTCTGGATCAAAGGTTAAAGGACCAGAAATCAACACAGATTTAAATGCACCAGATCTGAACCTGTCTGCCCCCAAAATTGAAGGAAAGCTAAAGACTCCTAACATAGATATGAATTTACCCAATGCTGAACTCAGTGGCCCTGACCTAGATCTGAACTCTCCAGATCTTGACATTGATGCCCCTTCAGGCAAATTCAAGATGCCCAATTTGAAGAAACCCAATTTTGGTTTCTCTGGACCTAATGTTAAAGGTCCAAAAATTGATGCAGATTTAAATGCACCAGATCTGAATCTGTCGGCCCCCAAAATTGAAGGAAAACTAAATACTCCAGATATTGATGCTAATTTACCAAAAGCCAAATTATCTGGCACTGACATAGATCTGAAATCTCCAGATCTTGACGTTGATGTTCCTTCAGCAAAAATCAATTTGCCTAATTTTAAGAAACCCAAATTTGGTTTATCTGGACCTAATGTTAAAGGACCGGAAATCGACGCAGATTTAAATGCACCAGATCTGAATCTGTCGGCCCCCAAAATTGAAGGGAAGCTCAACACTCCAGACATTGATGCTAACTTACCAAAAGCCAAAATTTATGGCCCTGACATTGATCTGAACTCTCCAGATTTTGACATTGATGCCCCTTCAGGAAAACTGAAGATGCCCAATTTTAAGAAACCCAAATTTGGTTTCTTTGGACCTAATGTTAAAGGACCAGAAACCGATGCAGAGTTAAACACACCAGATCTGAATCTGTCAGCCTCCAAAATTGAAGGAAAGCTCAAGACTCCTAACATAGATATGAATTTACCCAACGCTGACCTAACTGGCTCAGACCTACATCTAAGATCTCCTTATCTTCACATTGATGCTCCTCCAGGAATTTCAGGGTCAAAAGTGACAGACCCAGATCTCAACATAAATTCCAGTTTAAATAAACCAGATTTTACAGTGCCCACAATTGGAGGGGAATTGAATCCCCCTGAAATTGTTAATTTACAAAAATCTAAACTCAAAGGCACTGAAGTGGATCTTCATGCTCCAGAATATGACACTGATGTTCCTTCGGGAATAGTTAAAATGCCAGATTTTAAAATGCCCAATATTGGGTTATCAGGGCCATCAGTAAAAGTACAAGATAGTGACCTATATAGGAGTATGGAGACTCCCGATTTCAGTTTATCTGTCCCCAGAGTTGTAAGTCATGAAAGTGATTTACTGAAAGATGACCTCAAAAGTCCCGAACTAGGCATAAATATTGATATGCCAACATCTGATGTTAGCTTGGAACATAGCAAGACAGAGATTACTGAAGCACTGCCTGAATTTGAGGTACCAGCTTTTAAATTTCACAGATTATCCAAGATATGA
- the si:ch211-125o16.4 gene encoding neuroblast differentiation-associated protein AHNAK isoform X10, with protein sequence MEGKLNTPDIDANLPKAKFSGPDVDLNSPDLDIDAPSGKLKMPNFKKPKFGFSGSNIKGPKIDADLNAPDLNLSAPKIEGKLNTPDIDANLPKAKFSGPDVDLNSPDLDIDAPSGKLKMPNFKKPKFSFFGPNVKGPKIDADLNAPDLNLSAPKIEGKLNTPKLDMNLPNAELSGPDLDLNSPDLDIDAPSGKLKMPNFKKPKFGFSGSNVKGPKIDADLNAPDLNLSAPKIEGKLNTPEIDANLPKAKLSAPDIDLNSPDLDIDAPSGKLKMPNFKKPKFSFFGPNVKGPKIDADLNAPDLNLSAPKIEGKLNTPNIDMNLPNAELSGPDLDLNSPDLDIDAPSGKLKMPNFKKPKFGFSGSNVKGPKIDADLNAPDLNLSAPKIEGKLNTPDIDASLPKGKISGPDLDLNSPDINVDAPSGKLNMPNFKKPKFGFSGSNVKGPKIDADLNAPDLNLSAPKIEGKLNTPDIDAKLPKAKLSSPDLDLKSPDLNIDAPSGKMKKPKFKKPTFGFSRPKVKRPELDANLNAPDVNLSAPKIEGKLNTPDIDAKLPKAKLSSPDLDLKSPDLDVDAPSAKVNMPNLKKPKFSFSGPNVKGPKIDADLNAPDLNLSAPKIEGQLNTPDIDANLPRAKFSGPEIDLNSPDLDIDAPSGKFKMPKFKKPKFGTSGPKVKGPEIDADLNTPDVNLSVPKIEGKLNTPEIDAKLPKAKISSPDLHLKSPDLNTDAPSGKFKIPTFKKPKFGISGSKVKGPEINTDLNAPDLNLSAPKIEGKLKTPNIDMNLPNAELSGPDLDLNSPDLDIDAPSGKFKMPNLKKPNFGFSGPNVKGPKIDADLNAPDLNLSAPKIEGKLNTPDIDANLPKAKLSGTDIDLKSPDLDVDVPSAKINLPNFKKPKFGLSGPNVKGPEIDADLNAPDLNLSAPKIEGKLNTPDIDANLPKAKIYGPDIDLNSPDFDIDAPSGKLKMPNFKKPKFGFFGPNVKGPETDAELNTPDLNLSASKIEGKLKTPNIDMNLPNADLTGSDLHLRSPYLHIDAPPGISGSKVTDPDLNINSSLNKPDFTVPTIGGELNPPEIVNLQKSKLKGTEVDLHAPEYDTDVPSGIVKMPDFKMPNIGLSGPSVKVQDSDLYRSMETPDFSLSVPRVVSHESDLLKDDLKSPELGINIDMPTSDVSLEHSKTEITEALPEFEVPAFKFHRLSKI encoded by the exons ATGGAAGGGAAGCTCAACACTCCAGACATTGATGCTAACTTACCAAAAGCCAAATTTTCTGGCCCTGACGTTGATCTGAACTCTCCAGATCTTGACATTGATGCCCCTTCGGGCAAACTGAAGATGCCCAATTTTAAGAAACCCAAATTTGGTTTCTCTGGATCTAATATTAAAGGTCCAAAAATTGATGCAGATTTAAATGCACCAGATCTGAATCTGTCGGCCCCCAAAATTGAAGGGAAGCTCAACACTCCAGACATTGATGCTAACTTACCAAAAGCCAAATTTTCTGGCCCTGACGTTGATCTGAACTCTCCAGATCTTGACATTGATGCCCCTTCGGGCAAACTGAAGATGCCCAATTTTAAGAAACCCAAATTTAGTTTCTTTGGACCTAATGTTAAAGGTCCAAAAATCGACGCAGATTTAAATGCACCAGATCTGAACCTGTCAGCCCCCAAAATTGAAGGAAAGCTCAACACTCCTAAATTAGATATGAATTTACCCAATGCTGAACTCAGTGGCCCTGACCTAGATCTAAACTCTCCAGATCTTGACATTGATGCCCCTTCAGGCAAACTGAAGATGCCCAATTTTAAGAAACCCAAATTTGGTTTCTCTGGATCTAATGTTAAAGGTCCAAAAATTGATGCAGATTTAAATGCACCAGATCTGAATCTGTCGGCCCCCAAAATTGAAGGGAAGCTCAACACTCCGGAAATTGATGCTAACTTACCAAAAGCCAAATTGTCTGCCCCTGACATTGATCTGAACTCTCCAGATCTTGACATTGATGCCCCTTCAGGCAAACTGAAGATGCCCAATTTTAAGAAACCCAAATTTAGTTTCTTTGGACCTAATGTTAAAGGTCCAAAAATCGACGCAGATTTAAATGCACCAGATCTGAACCTGTCAGCCCCCAAAATTGAAGGAAAGCTCAACACTCCTAACATAGATATGAATTTACCCAATGCTGAACTCAGTGGCCCTGACCTAGATCTAAACTCTCCAGATCTTGACATTGATGCCCCTTCAGGCAAACTGAAGATGCCCAATTTTAAGAAACCCAAATTTGGTTTCTCTGGATCTAATGTTAAAG GTCCAAAAATCGATGCAGATTTAAATGCACCAGATCTGAATCTGTCGGCCCCCAAAATTGAAGGGAAGCTCAACACTCCAGACATTGATGCTAGCTTACCAAAAGGTAAAATTTCTGGCCCTGACCTAGATCTGAACTCTCCAGATATAAATGTTGATGCCCCTTCAGGCAAACTGAACATGCCCAATTTTAAGAAACCCAAATTTGGTTTCTCTGGATCTAATGTTAAAGGTCCAAAAATCGATGCAGATTTAAATGCACCAGATCTGAACCTGTCAGCCCCCAAAATTGAAGGAAAGCTCAACACTCCAGACATTGATGCTAAGTTACCAAAAGCCAAATTATCTAGCCCTGATctagacctgaaatctccagatCTTAATATTGATGCCCCTTCAGGCAAAATGAAGAAACCCAAGTTTAAAAAGCCAACATTTGGTTTCTCCAGGCCAAAAGTGAAAAGACCAGAATTAGATGCAAACCTAAATGCTCCAGATGTGAATCTGTCAGCTCCCAAAATTGAAGGAAAGCTCAACACTCCAGACATTGACGCTAAGTTACCAAAAGCCAAATTATCTAGCCCTGACctagacctgaaatctccagatCTTGACGTTGATGCCCCTTCAGCCAAAGTCAATATGCctaatttaaagaaacccaaatTTAGTTTCTCTGGACCTAATGTTAAAGGTCCAAAAATCGATGCAGATTTAAATGCACCAgatctgaacctgtcagcaccCAAAATTGAAGGACAGCTCAACACTCCAGACATTGATGCTAATTTGCCCAGAGCCAAATTTTCTGGCCCTGAAATTGATCTGAACTCTCCAGATCTTGACATTGATGCTCCTTCAGGCAAGTTCAAGATGCCCAAGTTTAAGAAACCCAAATTTGGGACCTCTGGACCAAAGGTTAAGGGACCAGAAATTGATGCAGATTTAAATACACCAGATGTGAATCTGTCAGTCCCCAAAATTGAAGGAAAACTAAATACTCCAGAAATTGATGCTAAATTACCAAAAGCCAAAATATCTAGCCCCGACCTACACCTGAAATCGCCAGATCTTAACACTGATGCTCCTTCAGGCAAGTTTAAGATACCCACTTTTAAAAAACCCAAATTTGGGATCTCTGGATCAAAGGTTAAAGGACCAGAAATCAACACAGATTTAAATGCACCAGATCTGAACCTGTCTGCCCCCAAAATTGAAGGAAAGCTAAAGACTCCTAACATAGATATGAATTTACCCAATGCTGAACTCAGTGGCCCTGACCTAGATCTGAACTCTCCAGATCTTGACATTGATGCCCCTTCAGGCAAATTCAAGATGCCCAATTTGAAGAAACCCAATTTTGGTTTCTCTGGACCTAATGTTAAAGGTCCAAAAATTGATGCAGATTTAAATGCACCAGATCTGAATCTGTCGGCCCCCAAAATTGAAGGAAAACTAAATACTCCAGATATTGATGCTAATTTACCAAAAGCCAAATTATCTGGCACTGACATAGATCTGAAATCTCCAGATCTTGACGTTGATGTTCCTTCAGCAAAAATCAATTTGCCTAATTTTAAGAAACCCAAATTTGGTTTATCTGGACCTAATGTTAAAGGACCGGAAATCGACGCAGATTTAAATGCACCAGATCTGAATCTGTCGGCCCCCAAAATTGAAGGGAAGCTCAACACTCCAGACATTGATGCTAACTTACCAAAAGCCAAAATTTATGGCCCTGACATTGATCTGAACTCTCCAGATTTTGACATTGATGCCCCTTCAGGAAAACTGAAGATGCCCAATTTTAAGAAACCCAAATTTGGTTTCTTTGGACCTAATGTTAAAGGACCAGAAACCGATGCAGAGTTAAACACACCAGATCTGAATCTGTCAGCCTCCAAAATTGAAGGAAAGCTCAAGACTCCTAACATAGATATGAATTTACCCAACGCTGACCTAACTGGCTCAGACCTACATCTAAGATCTCCTTATCTTCACATTGATGCTCCTCCAGGAATTTCAGGGTCAAAAGTGACAGACCCAGATCTCAACATAAATTCCAGTTTAAATAAACCAGATTTTACAGTGCCCACAATTGGAGGGGAATTGAATCCCCCTGAAATTGTTAATTTACAAAAATCTAAACTCAAAGGCACTGAAGTGGATCTTCATGCTCCAGAATATGACACTGATGTTCCTTCGGGAATAGTTAAAATGCCAGATTTTAAAATGCCCAATATTGGGTTATCAGGGCCATCAGTAAAAGTACAAGATAGTGACCTATATAGGAGTATGGAGACTCCCGATTTCAGTTTATCTGTCCCCAGAGTTGTAAGTCATGAAAGTGATTTACTGAAAGATGACCTCAAAAGTCCCGAACTAGGCATAAATATTGATATGCCAACATCTGATGTTAGCTTGGAACATAGCAAGACAGAGATTACTGAAGCACTGCCTGAATTTGAGGTACCAGCTTTTAAATTTCACAGATTATCCAAGATATGA